One segment of Verrucomicrobiia bacterium DNA contains the following:
- a CDS encoding helix-turn-helix transcriptional regulator: MDAAIRPAWWPGRALRQHPVREVFVCGQQLNPPLYSQVVNFPRLEVPLRGVYENQIEEGNQIIRVQVAPGRALFAAPNCWNLPEWRPGLQLLCLFFGRTQLGISLVSCSRQRRLSTQKITVPRPLNGPVPHLLNALIEMQTDGRRSPATADVSRALILSVEELLQQPAAQPASRALALLNEIHVYLQSHYQYDISRDSVARQFNISPNHLSRLFQTHGQMTFSSYLTYVRIDRAKHLLRKYNLKLDDVAARCGFHSAPYFCNVFKHHTKFTPMDYRLNALRSSERK, encoded by the coding sequence ATGGATGCCGCCATACGTCCAGCTTGGTGGCCGGGTCGGGCTTTGCGCCAGCACCCGGTTCGCGAAGTTTTCGTTTGCGGCCAGCAGTTGAATCCACCGCTCTACAGCCAGGTGGTCAACTTTCCCCGCCTCGAAGTGCCGCTCCGCGGGGTGTATGAAAACCAGATCGAGGAGGGCAACCAGATCATCCGCGTGCAGGTGGCCCCCGGCCGGGCGCTGTTTGCGGCGCCGAACTGCTGGAACCTGCCGGAATGGCGGCCGGGGTTGCAGTTGCTCTGCCTTTTCTTCGGCCGCACCCAGCTCGGCATCAGCCTCGTCTCCTGCTCGCGCCAGCGCCGGCTCAGCACGCAAAAAATCACCGTGCCGCGCCCGCTCAACGGCCCCGTTCCCCACCTGCTCAACGCGTTGATTGAAATGCAGACGGACGGACGGCGGTCGCCGGCCACGGCGGACGTCAGCCGGGCATTGATCCTCAGCGTGGAGGAGCTGCTGCAACAACCCGCCGCGCAGCCCGCCAGCCGGGCGCTGGCGCTGCTCAACGAAATCCACGTTTATTTGCAGAGCCACTATCAATACGACATCAGCCGCGATTCCGTGGCCCGGCAGTTCAACATTTCCCCCAATCACCTGTCCCGGCTGTTTCAAACCCACGGCCAGATGACCTTCAGCAGCTACCTGACCTACGTGCGGATCGATCGCGCCAAGCACCTCCTGCGGAAATACAACCTGAAGCTGGACGATGTGGCGGCGCGCTGCGGCTTTCACAGCGCCCCGTATTTCTGCAACGTCTTCAAGCACCACACGAAGTTCACGCCCATGGACTACCGGTTGAACGCCCTGCGTTCGTCGGAACGAAAGTAA
- a CDS encoding alpha/beta hydrolase-fold protein: MRTNRPGRRIEGWRSAVLGVVLGAALSLSAAEPRLVVIPIHSRILQNNPLHDPADRIAAVFLPAQATNGARLPVVYYLPGFGGAAGNFTNHAPLWLQWVQRTADQTMPVVLAVVDARTRWGGSQYLNSPAQGNYADYLCREVVKQVEARFPVPRAGVRRIIAGHSSGGFGALRLGMAQHKLFDAVIALSPDSDFPTSHYPVTQAAAVKAASPTEMEQIENDDAPPPRGDLGYAVALCAAYAPVGTKAPGRFEWLYDAQGNFTPHVWQRWLDNDPLTLVRRNRRAFAARQRVYLEGAAQDEYAANIGARKIYETLRPTSIPCVFFEPPGHHADHVPERLARGVAWVFERPLPAMPK, translated from the coding sequence ATGCGAACAAACCGGCCTGGCAGACGTATTGAAGGGTGGCGCAGTGCCGTGCTCGGCGTGGTCCTGGGCGCGGCGTTGTCACTGTCCGCCGCCGAGCCGCGGCTGGTCGTCATCCCCATTCACAGCCGGATTTTGCAGAACAATCCGCTGCACGATCCGGCGGATCGCATCGCCGCCGTTTTTTTGCCGGCGCAGGCCACCAACGGCGCCCGCCTGCCGGTTGTGTATTACCTGCCGGGGTTTGGTGGCGCGGCGGGCAATTTTACGAACCATGCGCCGTTGTGGCTTCAATGGGTTCAACGGACCGCCGACCAAACAATGCCGGTCGTGCTGGCGGTCGTGGACGCGCGCACGCGCTGGGGCGGGAGTCAGTATCTGAATTCGCCGGCGCAGGGAAACTACGCCGACTATCTTTGCCGGGAAGTCGTCAAACAGGTGGAGGCGCGCTTTCCGGTGCCGCGCGCGGGCGTGCGGCGCATCATTGCGGGCCATTCCAGCGGCGGTTTTGGAGCGCTGCGTCTGGGAATGGCGCAGCACAAGTTGTTTGACGCGGTAATTGCTTTGAGTCCGGACTCGGATTTTCCCACCTCGCATTATCCGGTCACGCAGGCCGCCGCGGTGAAGGCGGCGTCGCCGACGGAAATGGAACAGATTGAAAATGACGATGCGCCGCCGCCGCGCGGTGATTTGGGTTACGCCGTCGCCCTGTGCGCGGCTTATGCGCCGGTTGGAACGAAGGCCCCGGGCCGGTTCGAGTGGCTCTACGATGCGCAGGGAAATTTTACCCCACACGTCTGGCAGCGCTGGCTCGACAACGATCCGCTTACTTTGGTCCGCCGGAACCGCCGGGCCTTTGCAGCCCGCCAGCGCGTTTATCTGGAAGGCGCGGCGCAGGATGAATACGCCGCCAACATTGGGGCGCGGAAAATTTACGAAACCCTTCGCCCGACCAGCATTCCCTGCGTGTTTTTCGAGCCGCCCGGTCATCATGCCGATCATGTTCCGGAGCGTCTGGCGCGCGGGGTGGCCTGGGTGTTTGAACGGCCCCTGCCGGCCATGCCGAAATAA
- the ffh gene encoding signal recognition particle protein encodes MFDSLSGKLQNAFRNLRGLGKISEANVGDALREVRMALLDADVNFKVARDFIERVKTKSLGAEVVQSVQPGQQIVKFIHDELVDLLGSTNAGLNLTGNPACLMMVGLHGAGKTTSSGKLAKLLLKQGRLPLLVAADVYRPAAMDQIATLGQQLGIPTFVKKGETDVLKIAKEALAVAKDTNRNTLIFDTAGRLQIDEPLVQELVRLRDLIKPQEILLVLDAATGQEAVNVATHFDQALNITGAILTKLDGDARGGAALSLKAVTGKPIKFAGVGEKLDEFEPFHPERMASRILGMGDVVSLVEKAAEAVDLDEAKRMEEKMRKGEFSLEDFLDQLRQMKKLGPLENIVKMLPGGAEVAKTQDLSKQEKNFRHMEAMICAMTLKERRNPALLNASRRKRIAAGSGTTVAALNTMLNQFFGMQQMMKKMGKMQKMMARMGGGLPGMFGRR; translated from the coding sequence ATGTTCGATTCGCTCAGCGGCAAACTCCAGAACGCCTTCCGCAACCTGCGCGGGCTCGGCAAAATTTCCGAGGCCAACGTCGGCGACGCGTTGCGCGAGGTGCGCATGGCCCTGCTCGACGCCGACGTGAATTTCAAGGTCGCCCGCGACTTCATCGAGCGCGTGAAGACCAAGTCGCTCGGCGCCGAGGTCGTCCAGAGTGTTCAGCCCGGCCAGCAGATCGTGAAGTTCATCCACGACGAACTTGTGGACCTGCTTGGCTCGACCAACGCCGGGCTCAATCTCACCGGGAACCCCGCATGCCTCATGATGGTCGGTTTGCACGGTGCGGGCAAAACCACCTCCAGCGGCAAGCTCGCGAAGCTGCTGCTCAAGCAGGGCCGGCTGCCGTTGCTCGTCGCGGCGGATGTGTATCGTCCGGCGGCCATGGATCAGATCGCCACACTCGGCCAGCAGCTCGGCATCCCAACATTTGTGAAGAAGGGCGAAACCGACGTGCTCAAGATCGCGAAAGAAGCGCTCGCTGTCGCCAAGGACACGAACCGCAACACGCTCATCTTCGACACCGCGGGCCGTTTGCAAATCGACGAGCCGCTCGTGCAGGAACTCGTCCGGCTGCGCGACCTCATCAAGCCGCAGGAAATTCTCCTCGTGCTCGACGCCGCGACCGGCCAGGAAGCCGTGAACGTCGCCACGCATTTCGACCAGGCGCTCAACATCACCGGCGCCATCCTCACCAAGCTCGACGGCGATGCGCGCGGCGGCGCGGCCCTGAGCCTGAAGGCCGTCACCGGCAAGCCCATCAAGTTCGCCGGCGTCGGCGAAAAGCTCGACGAGTTCGAGCCGTTTCATCCCGAGCGCATGGCCTCGCGCATCCTCGGCATGGGCGACGTGGTCAGCCTCGTGGAAAAAGCCGCCGAGGCTGTAGATCTCGATGAAGCGAAGCGCATGGAAGAAAAGATGCGCAAAGGCGAATTCTCGCTGGAAGATTTCCTCGACCAGTTGCGCCAGATGAAAAAGCTCGGGCCGCTGGAAAACATTGTGAAGATGCTGCCGGGCGGCGCCGAGGTCGCGAAGACCCAGGATCTCTCGAAGCAGGAAAAGAACTTCCGGCACATGGAGGCGATGATTTGCGCGATGACACTGAAGGAACGCCGCAATCCCGCGCTCCTCAACGCCAGCCGCCGCAAGCGCATCGCCGCCGGCAGCGGCACGACCGTGGCCGCGTTGAACACGATGCTCAACCAGTTCTTCGGCATGCAACAAATGATGAAGAAGATGGGCAAGATGCAGAAGATGATGGCCCGCATGGGCGGCGGCCTGCCCGGAATGTTCGGGCGCCGCTGA
- a CDS encoding MBL fold metallo-hydrolase: MTKPAATNPPAPTPRPRRRLPRSFKELTPSRHFAPRKFFHELVLKALLTPRHGEHKPPRFPKLRRGQVAITWIGHASFLIQFTDLNVLVDPNFANWLFLLKRIKRAGLRLRDLPPIDLVLLTHAHFDHFHKPTLRRLPHPKIGVMPWGVGDLAHDLGFERIIELEWWESFRRHDWRVTLTPSKHWGARTLHDAHRGYGGFVLEHQGRKIYHAGDSAYFDGFTEIGRRLSPEIALLPIGAYHPESFRHVHMGPDEAIKAFCDLHARRLVPMHYGTFRLAFEEMDEPPRWLQQLAQEHGLTKKVAVLQEGVPIVF, encoded by the coding sequence ATGACGAAGCCGGCCGCCACCAATCCGCCCGCTCCCACTCCGCGACCGCGCCGGCGTTTGCCCCGCTCCTTCAAGGAACTGACCCCCTCCCGTCATTTTGCGCCGCGCAAATTCTTCCATGAACTCGTCCTCAAGGCACTGCTGACGCCGCGGCACGGCGAGCATAAGCCGCCGCGCTTTCCGAAGCTGCGCCGCGGCCAGGTGGCCATCACATGGATTGGCCACGCCTCGTTTCTCATTCAATTCACCGACCTGAATGTTCTCGTCGATCCGAACTTTGCGAACTGGCTCTTCCTCTTGAAGCGCATCAAACGCGCCGGTCTGCGCCTGCGCGATCTGCCGCCGATTGACCTGGTGCTGCTGACTCACGCGCATTTCGATCACTTCCATAAGCCCACCCTGCGCCGGTTGCCGCATCCGAAAATCGGTGTGATGCCGTGGGGCGTGGGCGACCTGGCGCACGATCTGGGTTTCGAGCGCATCATCGAACTGGAGTGGTGGGAAAGCTTCCGCCGCCATGACTGGCGCGTCACCCTGACGCCAAGCAAGCACTGGGGCGCGCGCACCTTGCATGACGCCCACCGCGGCTACGGCGGCTTTGTGCTCGAACATCAAGGCCGGAAAATTTATCACGCCGGCGACAGCGCCTATTTCGACGGCTTCACGGAAATCGGCCGGCGCCTTTCCCCCGAAATCGCCCTGCTGCCCATCGGCGCCTATCATCCGGAATCGTTCCGCCATGTTCACATGGGGCCGGATGAAGCCATCAAGGCGTTTTGCGACCTCCACGCGCGCCGGCTGGTCCCGATGCACTACGGCACCTTTCGCCTGGCGTTCGAGGAGATGGACGAACCGCCGCGCTGGCTCCAGCAACTCGCCCAAGAACACGGCCTGACCAAAAAAGTCGCCGTGTTGCAGGAAGGGGTTCCCATCGTGTTCTGA
- a CDS encoding D-aminoacylase, translating into MRRPWPLLALLCGTLAAQAPAADLDLIIRHGRVVDGTGNPAFFADVGIAGGKIVAVGNLTNQAARELDARGMVVAPGFIDLHTHADDVARQSRAENFLRMGVTTVVVGNCGDSTLEVGKFFHDVETTQVSPNVATLIGHNSVREAAMGGSFDREPTGQELTRMRDLVDRAMEDGAQGLSTGLIYLPGTFARTEEIIELARVVARHGGLYATHMRNESDRIFDALSEAVRVGREAGLPVHVSHLKLGSERAWGQADRVLAFLEAARRSGLDVTWDQYAYTASSTTIGQLVPDSAREGGRQAFAARLADPARKAAIVEQMKRRLAARGATNYAYAVIAAYAHDPRLNGQNIMQAARRLRGSDSLDDQIETILEIQKHGSASGVFHGMNEGDLQTFMRHPITAVACDSGIREFGKGVPHPRGYGNNARVLGHYVRELGVLRLEDAIRKMTSLPANDFHFAGRGVLKPGNWADVVVFDPATVTDNDTYDDPHHYATGFAFVLVNGEVVVDHDRHTGARPGMALRHQSAP; encoded by the coding sequence ATGCGCCGGCCCTGGCCATTGCTTGCCCTGCTGTGCGGAACGCTGGCCGCTCAGGCGCCCGCCGCGGACCTTGACCTCATCATCCGCCACGGCCGTGTGGTCGATGGCACGGGCAATCCGGCCTTCTTTGCCGACGTCGGCATCGCCGGGGGCAAAATCGTTGCCGTTGGCAACCTCACCAACCAGGCCGCACGCGAACTTGATGCCCGTGGCATGGTGGTCGCGCCCGGCTTCATTGATCTGCACACGCACGCGGATGATGTCGCCCGGCAATCCCGGGCCGAAAATTTTCTGCGCATGGGCGTCACCACGGTGGTCGTCGGCAACTGCGGCGACTCCACGCTCGAAGTGGGAAAATTCTTTCACGACGTCGAAACGACGCAGGTTTCGCCGAACGTCGCCACGCTCATCGGCCACAACTCCGTCCGCGAAGCCGCGATGGGCGGCTCGTTCGACCGCGAACCGACCGGGCAGGAGTTGACCCGGATGCGCGACCTGGTGGACCGCGCGATGGAGGACGGCGCGCAAGGGTTGTCCACCGGTTTGATTTACCTGCCGGGAACATTTGCCAGGACGGAGGAAATCATCGAACTCGCCAGGGTTGTAGCGCGACATGGCGGCCTTTACGCCACGCACATGCGCAACGAAAGCGACCGCATCTTCGACGCCTTGTCCGAAGCGGTGCGCGTGGGGCGCGAGGCGGGGCTGCCCGTGCATGTTTCGCACCTGAAGCTGGGCAGCGAACGCGCCTGGGGCCAGGCCGACCGGGTGCTGGCGTTCCTGGAAGCAGCCCGCCGTTCGGGCCTCGACGTGACGTGGGATCAATATGCCTACACGGCTTCAAGCACCACCATCGGTCAATTGGTTCCCGACAGTGCCCGCGAGGGTGGCCGCCAGGCGTTCGCGGCGCGCCTCGCCGACCCCGCCCGCAAAGCGGCCATCGTCGAACAAATGAAACGCCGCCTCGCCGCGCGCGGCGCCACCAATTACGCCTATGCCGTCATTGCCGCCTACGCGCACGACCCGAGGCTGAACGGGCAGAACATCATGCAGGCCGCCCGGCGGCTGCGCGGTTCGGATTCCTTGGACGACCAAATCGAGACCATTCTGGAAATCCAAAAGCACGGGAGCGCCAGCGGCGTGTTTCACGGGATGAACGAAGGCGATTTGCAGACGTTCATGCGCCATCCCATCACCGCGGTGGCCTGCGACAGCGGCATTCGTGAATTTGGCAAGGGCGTGCCGCACCCGCGCGGTTACGGCAACAACGCCCGCGTGCTGGGTCATTACGTCCGTGAGCTGGGCGTGCTGCGGCTGGAAGATGCCATTCGGAAAATGACCAGTCTGCCGGCCAATGATTTTCACTTCGCCGGACGTGGCGTGCTCAAACCGGGCAACTGGGCGGACGTTGTCGTCTTTGATCCGGCCACGGTCACCGACAACGACACGTATGACGATCCGCATCACTATGCCACGGGCTTTGCGTTCGTGTTGGTGAACGGTGAGGTGGTGGTGGACCATGACCGGCACACCGGAGCGCGGCCGGGCATGGCCCTGCGGCATCAATCCGCGCCGTAA
- a CDS encoding gamma carbonic anhydrase family protein, with the protein MSELEKQFETFLRRPPTLGTGVYLAKTAVVLGDVALGDFASVWYGAVLRGDINRIAVGHHSNVQDNAVLHVADEFACVVGNWVTIGHSAVVHACTVQDECLIGMGAVILDGAEVGAQSIVGARALVTQGTKIPPGSMVLGAPAKVVRALTPAERAHVKWWAEKYVANAAYCLKHHLNVGAPLPT; encoded by the coding sequence ATGAGTGAACTGGAAAAACAGTTCGAAACTTTTTTGCGCCGGCCACCCACGCTGGGCACGGGCGTGTATCTGGCCAAAACCGCCGTGGTGCTGGGCGATGTGGCGCTCGGCGACTTTGCCAGCGTCTGGTATGGCGCGGTGTTGCGCGGTGACATCAACCGGATCGCGGTGGGACACCACTCGAACGTGCAGGACAATGCCGTGCTGCATGTCGCCGACGAGTTTGCCTGCGTGGTCGGCAACTGGGTGACCATCGGCCATTCAGCGGTCGTGCACGCCTGCACCGTGCAGGATGAATGCCTCATCGGCATGGGCGCCGTGATTCTGGACGGTGCTGAGGTTGGCGCCCAGTCCATCGTTGGGGCCCGCGCCCTGGTGACGCAAGGCACAAAAATTCCGCCCGGCTCAATGGTCTTGGGCGCGCCGGCGAAAGTGGTGCGCGCGTTGACGCCGGCGGAACGGGCGCACGTGAAATGGTGGGCCGAGAAATACGTGGCCAACGCGGCTTATTGTCTGAAGCATCACCTCAACGTGGGTGCGCCGTTACCGACGTGA
- a CDS encoding fructose PTS transporter subunit IIB, producing the protein MRFVAVTACPTGIAQAYLAAAQLEKAARKLGHVIKVETQGAVGIENQLSQAEVDNADGVIIASDIPVEHGGRFLKAPRVTQVPVQLALKSPETIFVRLQCQAA; encoded by the coding sequence ATGAGATTTGTCGCCGTTACAGCATGTCCCACGGGAATTGCGCAGGCCTACTTGGCCGCGGCGCAACTCGAAAAGGCCGCGCGCAAGCTCGGGCATGTCATCAAAGTGGAGACCCAAGGCGCCGTGGGCATTGAGAACCAGCTTTCCCAGGCGGAAGTGGACAATGCCGACGGGGTCATCATTGCCTCCGACATTCCCGTTGAGCATGGCGGCCGCTTCCTGAAGGCGCCGCGCGTCACCCAGGTGCCGGTGCAGCTTGCCCTCAAAAGCCCCGAAACGATTTTTGTCCGGCTGCAGTGTCAGGCCGCGTGA
- a CDS encoding Gfo/Idh/MocA family oxidoreductase: MVAMACGHPAPVQVAVVGLGFMGVTHLRGHLKHPLARVAAVCDANRAPVNGVLSGVSGNIQQAGDIVLGDGVKVYRDFDALLQDPQIDLVDICTPTPLHCGQAVAALRAGKHVLCEKPLARTAGDARELLAATREAAGFLMPAMCMRFWPGWRELKQIVANATYGRVLAARFRRVSEMPAWGRNGTYKDGGSDLGGALFDLHIHDTDFVNFLFGRPASVFSSGVRDAAGAINHVVTHYNYPGGPAVHAEGSWLLASGFNMEFTLLCERATLDYNLARGANALVLTEAGRAPRGLPCEPGDGYENEIAYFVECVAHHTAPSLVTAQDGVTALEICEAEERSIRTDNLVMF; this comes from the coding sequence ATGGTGGCAATGGCGTGCGGGCATCCGGCCCCGGTGCAGGTGGCCGTGGTCGGTCTCGGTTTCATGGGCGTCACTCATTTGCGGGGGCATCTCAAACATCCCCTGGCCCGTGTGGCCGCGGTCTGCGATGCCAATCGCGCGCCCGTCAACGGGGTGCTGTCCGGCGTGAGCGGCAACATCCAGCAGGCCGGCGACATCGTCCTGGGCGACGGAGTTAAAGTGTATCGTGACTTCGATGCGTTGTTGCAGGATCCGCAAATTGATCTGGTGGACATTTGCACGCCAACGCCGCTGCATTGCGGGCAGGCCGTGGCGGCGTTGCGCGCGGGCAAGCACGTGCTTTGCGAAAAGCCCCTGGCCCGCACGGCCGGGGATGCCCGGGAACTGTTGGCCGCGACCCGCGAGGCTGCCGGGTTTTTGATGCCCGCGATGTGCATGCGCTTCTGGCCGGGCTGGCGGGAGCTGAAGCAGATCGTGGCGAACGCCACTTACGGGCGCGTCCTCGCGGCACGGTTCCGGCGCGTTTCGGAAATGCCCGCCTGGGGACGGAACGGCACCTACAAGGATGGCGGCAGCGATCTCGGGGGTGCCTTGTTCGATTTGCACATTCACGACACCGACTTCGTCAATTTCCTGTTCGGCCGGCCGGCGAGCGTGTTTTCGTCCGGTGTCCGGGATGCGGCCGGCGCCATCAATCACGTGGTCACGCACTATAACTATCCCGGGGGGCCGGCGGTTCATGCCGAGGGCAGCTGGTTGCTGGCGAGCGGATTCAACATGGAATTCACCCTGTTGTGTGAGCGGGCGACGCTGGACTACAACCTCGCCCGCGGCGCCAATGCGTTGGTGCTGACGGAGGCCGGGCGGGCGCCGCGGGGACTTCCATGCGAGCCGGGCGACGGTTACGAAAACGAAATCGCCTACTTCGTGGAATGCGTCGCGCACCACACAGCGCCCAGCCTGGTCACCGCGCAGGATGGCGTCACGGCCCTGGAAATCTGCGAGGCGGAAGAGCGATCCATCCGCACGGACAACCTCGTGATGTTTTAG
- a CDS encoding peptidoglycan recognition family protein — protein sequence MRYLNQILLLGLLLGIVTGCRTAYPRAGTPLPRQGDEIVVAGQLFHTGTRVVLWMDPGGYDAYRVERRFGPLDQADWKTSSATNKNLQTPNRYGTRRVGLTPAQREQVRGGGWDLPLLQKVVDQFVLHYDVCGTSRTCFRVLQDERDLSVHFMLDLDGTIYQTLDLKERAWHATIANDRSIGVEIANIGAYPVGKPNPLADWYRHNPDGTTDITLPERFGDGGILTPNFHGHPAHPEPVVGNIQGRDLVQYDFTPQQYEALKHLIAALCRVFPKIRCQYPVDANGQLIPHALTHDQWKSFHGVLGHYHIQTNKEDPGPAFNWQEVIGGAERILGESTRRRTTRAGAAFTR from the coding sequence ATGCGTTACCTCAACCAAATACTGTTGCTGGGCTTGCTGCTGGGCATCGTCACCGGTTGTCGCACCGCTTATCCCCGTGCCGGCACGCCGTTGCCGCGTCAAGGGGATGAGATTGTGGTCGCGGGCCAGCTGTTTCACACGGGCACCCGCGTCGTGTTGTGGATGGATCCCGGCGGCTACGACGCGTATCGTGTGGAGCGGCGGTTCGGTCCGCTGGACCAGGCGGATTGGAAAACGTCCTCCGCCACGAACAAGAATTTGCAGACGCCCAATCGTTATGGCACGCGCCGCGTCGGCCTGACGCCCGCGCAACGCGAACAGGTCCGGGGCGGGGGCTGGGATTTGCCGCTGCTCCAAAAGGTCGTGGACCAGTTCGTGTTGCACTACGATGTGTGCGGCACGAGCCGGACGTGTTTTCGCGTCTTGCAGGATGAGCGGGATCTGAGCGTGCACTTCATGCTCGACCTCGATGGGACGATTTATCAGACGCTGGACCTGAAGGAGCGCGCGTGGCACGCCACCATTGCCAACGACCGGTCGATCGGCGTGGAGATTGCGAACATCGGCGCCTATCCGGTGGGGAAACCCAATCCGCTGGCGGACTGGTATCGCCACAATCCCGACGGCACCACGGACATCACCCTTCCCGAGCGGTTTGGGGATGGCGGTATTCTCACCCCCAACTTTCACGGGCATCCGGCACACCCGGAACCGGTGGTTGGCAACATCCAAGGCCGGGACCTGGTGCAATACGATTTCACGCCACAACAATACGAAGCGTTAAAGCATTTGATCGCAGCGCTTTGTCGGGTTTTCCCTAAAATCCGTTGCCAGTATCCCGTGGACGCGAACGGGCAGTTGATTCCACATGCCCTGACCCATGACCAATGGAAATCCTTCCACGGCGTGTTGGGGCACTACCACATCCAAACCAACAAGGAAGATCCGGGTCCGGCCTTCAACTGGCAGGAGGTTATCGGGGGCGCGGAAAGAATTCTCGGGGAGTCCACCCGCCGTCGGACCACCCGGGCCGGGGCGGCGTTTACGCGGTGA
- the nagB gene encoding glucosamine-6-phosphate deaminase, protein MEIIIQPDPDATTQVAARIIARLLREKPDAVLGLATGSTPLRLYRELIALRLDWRRVRTFNLDEYVGLPRAHPQSYHHFMWENLFQHVNIARRNVHIPDGNTRDIPRFCARYEAQIRAAGGIDLQLLGIGTDGHIGFNEPSSSLASRTRIKTLTPQTRRDNARFFGSEAQVPHHVITMGIGTIMEARDIVLLAFGAQKARAVAAAVEGPVTASNPASMLQMHASTKVCLDRPAARRLKRADYYQWVYANKPAWQTY, encoded by the coding sequence ATGGAAATCATCATTCAACCCGATCCGGACGCAACCACCCAGGTTGCCGCGCGCATCATTGCCCGCCTGTTGCGCGAGAAGCCCGACGCCGTGCTGGGACTGGCCACGGGCAGCACGCCGCTGCGCCTGTATCGCGAGTTGATCGCGCTGCGGCTGGATTGGCGCCGGGTGCGCACCTTCAATCTCGACGAATATGTGGGCCTGCCGCGTGCGCATCCCCAGTCGTATCACCACTTCATGTGGGAGAACCTGTTTCAGCACGTGAACATTGCCCGGCGCAATGTGCACATTCCCGACGGCAACACCCGCGACATTCCACGGTTCTGCGCGCGGTATGAGGCGCAAATCCGTGCGGCGGGCGGCATTGACCTGCAACTGCTCGGGATTGGCACCGACGGTCACATTGGCTTCAACGAGCCGTCGTCCTCGCTCGCCTCGCGCACCCGCATCAAGACGCTGACGCCGCAGACGCGCCGCGACAACGCCCGGTTTTTCGGCAGTGAGGCCCAGGTGCCGCACCACGTCATCACGATGGGCATTGGCACCATCATGGAGGCACGGGACATCGTGCTGCTGGCCTTCGGTGCGCAAAAGGCGCGGGCCGTGGCCGCGGCGGTGGAGGGGCCGGTTACGGCCAGCAACCCCGCTTCCATGCTGCAAATGCACGCGAGCACCAAGGTCTGTCTGGACCGGCCCGCGGCCCGCCGGCTCAAGCGCGCGGATTACTACCAGTGGGTGTATGCGAACAAACCGGCCTGGCAGACGTATTGA
- a CDS encoding sugar phosphate isomerase/epimerase family protein, which translates to MSAGSFIERLAVCTWSLQPENPDDLVQKVRATGVRRVQLALDPLRSAPKVWGDTGRILRENNIEVVSGMVGCIGEDYSTLESIRLTGGIAPDVTWEQNRKNFQACAAIASKMGLKLVTFHAGFLPSDESDPAFAKMMQRLDVMADIFMVHNILVGLETGQETAPELAELLHKLNHPNIGVNFDPANMILYDKGDPVQALRILAPWIRQVHLKDARRTQVPGTWGEEVPMGAGEVDWRAFFATFKQVIFNVYLAIEREQGSQRVQDIRTARAVVEKTFN; encoded by the coding sequence ATGAGTGCTGGATCCTTTATTGAACGCCTTGCCGTCTGCACCTGGTCCTTGCAGCCGGAAAACCCTGACGACCTGGTTCAGAAGGTGCGCGCCACCGGCGTGCGGCGGGTGCAACTGGCCCTGGATCCCTTGCGCAGCGCACCCAAGGTGTGGGGCGACACGGGCCGCATCCTGCGCGAAAACAACATCGAGGTTGTTTCGGGCATGGTCGGCTGCATTGGCGAGGATTACTCCACGCTCGAGTCCATCCGCCTGACGGGCGGCATTGCACCCGACGTGACTTGGGAGCAGAACCGGAAGAACTTTCAGGCCTGTGCCGCCATCGCCAGTAAAATGGGCCTCAAGCTGGTGACCTTTCACGCCGGCTTTCTGCCTTCGGACGAGTCCGATCCGGCCTTCGCGAAGATGATGCAACGGCTGGACGTCATGGCCGACATCTTCATGGTCCACAATATTCTCGTCGGCTTGGAGACGGGTCAGGAAACCGCCCCGGAACTGGCCGAACTGCTCCACAAACTCAATCACCCGAACATCGGCGTGAACTTCGATCCGGCCAACATGATTCTCTACGACAAGGGCGATCCCGTGCAGGCGCTGCGCATCCTCGCGCCGTGGATCCGGCAGGTGCACCTCAAGGACGCGCGGCGCACGCAGGTTCCCGGCACGTGGGGCGAAGAAGTTCCCATGGGGGCCGGCGAGGTGGACTGGCGCGCCTTCTTCGCCACGTTCAAGCAGGTCATCTTCAACGTCTATCTGGCCATCGAACGCGAACAGGGCTCGCAACGCGTGCAGGACATCCGGACGGCGCGCGCCGTGGTGGAAAAAACCTTCAACTGA